A DNA window from Ipomoea triloba cultivar NCNSP0323 chromosome 10, ASM357664v1 contains the following coding sequences:
- the LOC116032768 gene encoding uncharacterized protein LOC116032768 isoform X1, translating into MGACEEGSSLNPVVSFFKIIVSNEFLETLFLPPTFVKYVSHLVGQEIYLEDSIGVKSKATVSYCNGTLAIHQGWSQFSLDHNVERGDFVVLHLIKGPVGHFVVHIYGRSGCLKTNFDAPSERSNKRARTIRSLPEQDETAEVNSMNKERSPTCFATMPGFGNNHHQPPTITHTPIIDVDSGSKQSSPPVMHFEESFYMTGQDTGYNQEENRMHLFDLSSFEMPAFRHAEGNNFSKGKSDPLDLVQQVVQSEKDTMSLNDLVFTTEREAYHSPGRIHMDSNGTSHFDEKMKPKEKDLLQVRAQGVSGVTQQPRSEMPASRPAERKRILIGDREAIEHVESEVIFLKEKSSKEKIPCTGSAQMARAECGAKESITPCKNNKGPCTGSAQMARPECGAKETITSYRKTPCVGNVQIDRAEYCGASDVASLIAKETRVVKREPMEVGKEDTGNELNTRSKSYTRVKSEPVDLTDTPILAAPSNDSFLVMVDRQDFLELPDSWPKIRSQENKIIFLKDPTNRVWPTLYQKKKQLRVLTGGWKDFCVANELKPGHECVFQAKEFPHYSVDIRPWQRNQAA; encoded by the exons ATGGGAGCTTGTGAGGAGGGCAGCAGTCTGAATCCAgttgtttctttcttcaaaaTCATCGTCAGCAATGAATTCTTGGAAACTCTG TTTTTGCCTCCTACATTTGTTAAATACGTGTCCCACTTGGTTGGTCAAGAAATATATCTTGAGGACTCTATTGGAGTTAAATCAAAAGCAACTGTATCATATTGTAATGGTACACTGGCTATCCATCAGGGATGGAGCCAATTCTCGTTGGACCATAATGTTGAAAGGGGAGACTTTGTGGTGTTGCATTTGATTAAGGGACCCGTAGGACACTTTGTTGTTCACATATATGGCCGAAGTGGTTGTCTGAAAACCAACTTTGATGCACCTTCAGAGAGAAGTAACAAAAGAGCACGGACTATCAGAAGCTTACCTGAACAAGATGAGACTGCAGAAGTAAATTCGATGAACAAAGAGCGTTCTCCTACTTGTTTTGCAACTATGCCAGGCTTTGGAAACAATCATCACCAGCCGCCCACAATAACACACACTCCAATTATTGATGTAGATAGTGGAAGTAAACAATCCAGTCCACCTGTCATGCATTTTGAAGAGTCATTTTATATGACTGGTCAAGATACTGGATACAATCAAGAGGAGAACAGAATGCATTTATTTGACCTATCAAGTTTTGAAATGCCGGCATTCAGGCATGCTGAAGGAAACAACTTTTCAAAAGGTAAAAGTGATCCTCTTGATCTTGTTCAGCAAGTTGTGCAGTCAGAAAAGGATACTATGTCACTGAATGATCTTGTATTCACAACCGAGAGAGAAGCCTACCACTCTCCAGGCAGGATTCATATGGATTCCAATGGAACATCTCACTTTG ATGAAAAAATGAAACCAAAAGAGAAAGATCTCTTGCAGGTGAGAGCACAAGGTGTGAGTGGTGTGACCCAACAACCAAGATCTGAAATGCCAGCAAGTAGACCTGCTGAAAGAAAGAGGATTTTAATAGGAGACAGAGAAGCTATAGAACATGTTGAGAGtgaagtgatttttttaaaggaaaaaagttCCAAAGAAAAGATCCCCTGCACAGGCAGTGCTCAGATGGCCAGAGCAGAATGTGGTGCCAAAGAAAGTATTACACCATGTAAAAACAACAAAGGCCCCTGCACAGGCAGTGCTCAGATGGCCAGACCAGAATGTGGTGCCAAAGAAACTATTACGTCATATAGAAAGACCCCCTGCGTAGGCAATGTTCAGATCGACAGAGCAGAATATTGTGGAGCATCTGACGTTG CCTCCTTAATAGCTAAGGAAACGAGAGTAGTTAAGAGAGAACCAATGGAGGTGGGGAAAGAAG ATACAGGAAATGAACTGAACACGAGAAGCAAGTCTTACACCAGGGTCAAAAGTGAGCCCGTTGATTTAACAGATACACCAATACTTGCTGCTCCATCCAATGACTCCTTTCTGGTGATGGTTGATCGTCAGGATTTTCTT GAACTACCAGATTCATGGCCTAAAATAAGAAGCCAAGAAAATAAGATTATATTCCTCAAAGATCCAACTAACAGAGTTTGGCCGACTTTATACCAGAAGAAGAAGCAGTTGAGAGTTTTGACAGGTGGATGGAAAGACTTCTGTGTGGCTAATGAGCTTAAACCAGGACACGAATGTGTTTTCCAAGCCAAAGAGTTCCCTCATTACAGTGTTGATATTAGACCGTGGCAAAGGAACCAAGCCGCGTGA
- the LOC116032236 gene encoding uncharacterized protein LOC116032236 encodes MGVFLLPKGLIKEIETLMNSYWWKGGGGENKGINWKSWEHLCRPKKWGGMGFRNLHDFNLSLLCKQAWRLSQNPDSLASKIYKARYYPDSSFLAAKVGANPSFIWRSLLATQDIIRRHTRWRIGNGNQVYIWGDRWLPDKSNAYVRSYPFPLMENSKVADLIDPSNLNWDETAIRNIFSHRDADLIQGSLFLNFKFKTKLFGDRKTMGNSLLRVVIWPLEVSCARRTSNIGAIYGRAEFPLSNGKESIFHLFVECEYAKACWNHLGYQTSANSVDNFQDWLGLMTATLSATIDGQQTAKRNTIDATWTKPQQGFLKLNVDVAIDKQGARMGFGCVVRDDLGHFVAARGSHWRGYYSSKEVEAVAIRESLSWLKTLNIDKVIIETDSLQVTQGLNSNLGDSSFHVVLSEIKNLMSMFTQSSLV; translated from the exons ATGGGGGTGTTTCTTTTGCCAAAAGGATTGATCAAGGAAATTGAAACACTTATGAATTCCTATTGGTGGAAAGGGGGAGGAGGTGAGAACAAAGGTATCAATTGGAAATCTTGGGAACATCTCTGCAGACCGAAGAAATGGGGCGGTATGGGATTCAGGAACCTTCACGATTTCAACCTCTCTCTTCTTTGTAAGCAGGCATGGAGGCTCTCGCAGAACCCAGACTCCCTAGCTTCCAAAATCTACAAAGCAAGGTATTATCCGGACTCCTCATTTCTTGCAGCAAAAGTTGGTGCTAATCCATCTTTTATTTGGAGAAGTTTGTTGGCAACCCAGGACATCATCCGCAGACACACGAGATGGAGGATTGGGAATGGAAATCAAGTATATATATGGGGTGATAGATGGTTACCTGACAAGTCAAATGCATATGTGAGATCCTATCCTTTCCCTCTCATGGAGAACTCAAAGGTAGCTGATTTAATTGACCCTTCAAATTTAAATTGGGATGAAACTGCCATCAGAAATATTTTCAGCCACAGGGATGCTGATCTTATACAAGGATCCCTCTTCCTAAACTTCAAGTTCAAGACAAAATTATTTGGGGACCGGAAGACGATGGGAAATTCTCTGTTAAGAGTTGTTATATGGCCATTAGAGGTGAGCTGCGCGAGGAGGACATCCAACATTGGAGCAATTTATGGCAGAGCAGAATTCCCCCTAAG TAATGGCAAAGAATCCATCTTTCACCTATTTGTTGAGTGCGAGTATGCGAAAGCCTGCTGGAACCATCTAGGCTACCAAACTTCAGCCAATTCAGTAGACAATTTTCAGGATTGGTTGGGCCTTATGACAGCAACTCTCTCAG CTACGATTGACGGACAGCAAACGGCAAAGAGAAACACCATTGATGCTACATGGACTAAACCTCAACAAGGCTTCCTTAAGTTGAATGTGGATGTAGCCATTGACAAGCAAGGTGCCAGAATGGGTTTTGGTTGCGTCGTAAGAGATGATCTTGGCCATTTTGTTGCAGCTAGAGGGTCTCATTGGAGGGGCTATTACAGTTCTAAGGAAGTCGAGGCTGTAGCTATTCGGGAATCCCTTTCTTGGCTCAAAACTCTTAACATTGACAAGGTTATTATTGAGACCGACTCTCTCCAAGTTACACAAGGTCTCAATTCAAATTTGGGAGACTCTTCCTTTCATGTAGTGTTGTcagaaattaaaaacttaatgaGTATGTTTACTCAGTCTAGTTTAGTCTAG
- the LOC116032238 gene encoding serine carboxypeptidase-like 13, producing the protein MSVYLGPTLLFVVVVLELCFSPATVVAAGSAVTHLPGYEGTLPFELETGYIGVGGKGEEVQLFYYFIKSESNPDTDPLVVWLTGGPGCSGLWSITYDNGPLRFNKVEYNGSLPTLSLNAYGWTKVANIIFLDLPAGTGFSYAITSRANHSDDIQASFHGSQFVQKWLKEHPNFISNDLYVGGESYAGIFVPIVTRFLSDGIEAGVTPWINLKGYLSGNPVTTGIRDFNYQIQYAHGMGLISDDLYKSLERHCNGEYQYIEPSNLLCMQNVATFYQLHSELYAFHILEPACADDNASPTKAPKCHNVVNNGPKLFDQRRSLGERNKSNNLTTANCRDHWYNLMSYWANEQIVRDAIHIRKGTVDLWEFCNSNLSYTEKTTDVTSYHAYLSTKGYRSLIYSGDHDPCITYLSTLAWIKSLNYSVIDDWKSWWADDQVAGYTMTYSNGMTFATVKGGGHTVPESAPHQALAMFTKWIQNGGLQ; encoded by the exons ATGTCTGTATACCTTGGACCTACGTTGTTGTTTGTTGTAGTTGTATTAGAGTTATGTTTTTCTCCGGCCACCGTGGTCGCCGCCGGTTCCGCCGTCACACATCTGCCGGGATATGAAGGGACGCTTCCTTTTGAACTTGAAACCGG GTATATTGGAGTGGGCGGCAAAGGAGAAGAAGTTCaactattctattattttattaagtcaGAGTCAAATCCAGATACGGATCCGCTTGTTGTTTGGCTAACGGGAGGCCCAGGTTGCTCCGGTCTATGGTCAATTACATATGACAATG GGCCATTGCGATTTAATAAGGTGGAATACAATGGGAGCCTCCCTACATTGTCATTAAATGCCTATGGATGGACCAAG GTTGCAAATATCATCTTTTTGGATTTACCAGCAGGGACAGGCTTTTCTTATGCAATAACATCTAGAGCTAACCACTCTGACGATATACAAGCTAGTTTTCATGGAAGTCAATTTGTTCAAAAG TGGCTGAAAGAGCATCCTAATTTCATCTCCAATGATCTTTATGTTGGTGGGGAGTCCTATGCTGGGATATTTGTTCCCATTGTTACTCGATTTTTATCAGATG GAATCGAGGCCGGAGTTACTCCATGGATTAATCTAAag GGATATCTATCGGGGAACCCTGTAACGACCGGAATTAGAGACTTCAACTACCAAATCCAATATGCTCATGGGATGGGTCTTATTTCTGATGACTTATACAAG TCACTAGAACGTCACTGCAATGGGGAGTATCAATATATTGAACCCAGCAATTTGTTATGCATGCAAAATGTGGCCACCTTTTATcag TTGCATAGTGAATTATATGCGTTTCACATTTTGGAGCCTGCTTGTGCTGATGATAATGCTTCTCCCACAAAAGCGCCCAAGTGTCATAATGTTGTGAATAATGGCCCAAAATTGTTTGACCAAAGAAGATCTCTTGGAGAGCGAAACAAATCAAACAATCTCACCACTGCAAACTGTCga GATCATTGGTATAATCTCATGTCTTACTGGGCGAACGAACAAATTGTCCGCGACGCTATCCATATCAGGAAG GGAACTGTTGATCTTTGggaattttgcaattccaatttATCATACACAGAAAAAACAACCGATGTGACGTCGTATCATGCGTACCTTAGCACTAAAGGTTATCGATCTCTTATTTACAG TGGTGATCACGATCCTTGCATCACATATCTTTCAACGCTAGCATGGATAAAATCATTAAACTATTCAGTTATTGATGACTGGAAATCATGGTGGGCTGATGATCAAGTTGCTGG GTACACAATGACTTACTCAAATGGGATGACATTTGCCACTGTAAAG GGAGGTGGGCATACAGTTCCAGAATCTGCACCGCATCAAGCTCTAGCCATGTTTACAAAATGGATACAAAATGGTGGCCTTCAGTAA
- the LOC116031644 gene encoding trihelix transcription factor GT-3b-like has translation MMFGRSGSAGNGSGGGSESLGGGGGQFRHHQTMLPPLPLHLRPTVPISPTAGGGGVLGGDDEFPRRDERVPPWSNQETRDFIAIRAELERDFASAKRSTSKALWEVVAAKMKELGYRRTAEQCKCKWKNLVNRYKGKETSDADSGRQCPFFEELCAVFTARENNMQQLQLESEVGPQRVRKRVRSADQSSEEFSEEEDNDYESDDDRVTTGSVASKKKAQKEKRPRPTATDKSSKNPASDRGNRSTLEGIHELLCSFIQQQLRIEMQWRESMEKCSKERELFEQEWRQTMEKLEKDRIMLEQAWREREEQRRIREESRAEKRDALLTMLLNKLINENQP, from the exons ATGATGTTTGGGCGTAGTGGCAGTGCTGGAAATGGGAGTGGCGGTGGAAGTGAAAGCCTTGGAGGCGGTGGCGGACAATTTCGCCACCACCAAACGATGCTTCCGCCGTTGCCGCTCCATCTTCGTCCGACGGTGCCGATTTCCCCTACAGCCGGAGGCGGCGGCGTATTGGGAGGAGACGACGAGTTTCCGAGGCGAGATGAGCGGGTTCCGCCGTGGAGCAACCAGGAGACGAGGGATTTCATCGCGATTAGGGCGGAGCTGGAGCGGGACTTCGCCTCCGCTAAGCGCAGCACTTCCAAGGCTCTGTGGGAGGTCGTGGCCGCGAAGATGAAGGAGCTAGGGTATCGCCGCACCGCCGAGCAGTGCAAATGCAAGTGGAAAAACCTAGTCAATCGGTACAAG GGGAAGGAAACATCTGATGCGGATAGTGGTAGGCAATGCCCTTTCTTTGAGGAGCTCTGTGCGGTTTTCACTGCCAGGGAAAATAACATGCAGCAATTACAACTTGAATCTGAGGTTGGTCCCCAACGGGTCAGGAAAAGGGTTCGGAGTGCAGACCAGTCCTCGGAGGAATTctcagaagaagaagataatgaCTATGAGAGTGATGATGACAGGGTTACCACAGGCAGCGTTGCTTCAAAAAAGAAAGCTCAGAAAGAAAAGCGGCCAAGACCAACGGCAACTGACAAATCTTCAAAAAACCCGGCAAGTGATAGGGGCAATCGAAGCACTCTTGAAGGTATTCACGAGTTGCTTTGCAGTTTCATTCAGCAACAGCTGAGGATCGAGATGCAGTGGAGGGAGTCAATGGAGAAGTGCAGCAAAGAAAGGGAGCTGTTTGAGCAGGAGTGGCGGCAAACAATGGAGAAACTTGAAAAGGACCGGATTATGCTCGAGCAAGCCTGGAGAGAACGGGAAGAGCAAAGGAGGATCAGAGAGGAGAGCCGAGCAGAGAAGAGGGATGCCCTGTTGACCATGCTTCTCAACAAGCTCATAAATGAAAACCAGCCTTGA
- the LOC116032237 gene encoding serine carboxypeptidase-like 13, with protein MCIYGGSTLLYLLLVLELCFPPATVAAGFAIKHLPGYEGPLPFELQTGYIGVGETEEVQLFYYFIKSESNPYTDPLILWLTGGPGCSGLWSVAYDNGPLRFNNVEYNGSLPTLSLNPFAWTKIANIIFLDLPVGTGFSYATTIRANTSDDIQAGIHGCEFVQKWLKEHPNFISNALYVGGESYAGIFVPIITQFISDGIEARITPWINLKGYLLGNPMTNLNTDGNYQIPYAHGMGLISDDLYKSLERHCGGEYRNVDPNNFDCLQDAATFYQWYSKLYKSHILEPACPDDPASKLEPVCNDVDYSKLFDQRRALGQLTNLITPLHITEKCRDHWYTLMSYWANELTVRDAIHVRKGTVDLWEYCHSNLSYTVNAKDVTSYHAYLSTKGYRSLIYSGDHDPCVPSISTQAWIKALNYSIVDDWKPWWTDDQVAGYTMTYSNGMTFATVKGGHTVPESAPYQALVMFAKWIQNGHV; from the exons atgtgtatatatggtGGATCTACGTTGTTGTATCTTCTCCTAGTACTAGAACTATGTTTTCCTCCGGCCACCGTGGCAGCCGGTTTTGCCATTAAGCATCTGCCGGGATATGAAGGACCGCTTCCTTTTGAGCTTCAAACCGG GTATATAGGAGTTGGTGAAACCGAAGAGGTTCAGTTATTCTACTATTTTATTAAGTCGGAGTCGAATCCTTACACAGATCCGCTTATTCTTTGGTTAACTGGAGGCCCAGGTTGCTCCGGTCTGTGGTCCGTCGCATACGATAATG GGCCGCTGCGATTTAATAACGTGGAGTACAATGGAAGTCTCCCAACATTGTCATTAAATCCCTTTGCATGGACCaag ATCGCAAATATTATCTTTTTGGATTTACCGGTGGGAACTGGATTTTCTTATGCAACAACCATTAGAGCTAATACTTCTGATGATATACAAGCTGGTATCCATGGATGTGAATTTGTTCAAAAG TGGCTGAAAGAGCATCCTAACTTCATCTCCAATGCTCTCTATGTGGGAGGGGAGTCCTATGCTGGCATATTTGTGCCCATTATTACTCAATTTATTTCAGATG GAATCGAGGCGAGGATTACACCATGGATTAATCTAAAG GGATATCTCCTAGGAAACCCTATGACCAACCTAAATACGGATGGGAACTACCAAATACCATATGCTCATGGGATGGGTCTAATTTCTGATGACTTATACAAG TCACTAGAACGTCACTGTGGAGGGGAGTATCGAAATGTTGATCCCAACAATTTTGACTGCTTGCAAGATGCGGCCACCTTTTATCAG TGGTATAGCAAATTATACAAGTCTCACATTTTGGAGCCTGCTTGTCCTGATGATCCTGCTTCCAAATTGGAGCCGGTGTGTAATGATGTTGATTATTCTAAATTGTTTGACCAAAGAAGAGCCCTTGGACAGCTTACCAATCTCATAACTCCACTCCACATCACTGAAAAATGCCGA GACCATTGGTATACTCTTATGTCTTACTGGGCCAATGAACTAACTGTTCGTGACGCTATTCATGTTAGGAag GGAACGGTTGATCTTTGGGAATATTGCCATTCCAATTTATCATACACAGTAAATGCAAAAGATGTGACATCGTATCATGCATACCTTAGCACCAAAGGTTATCGATCTCTTATTTACAG TGGTGACCATGATCCTTGCGTACCATCTATTTCTACCCAAGCATGGATAAAAGCCCTAAACTATTCAATTGTTGATGATTGGAAGCCATGGTGGACTGATGATCAAGTTGCTGG ATATACAATGACTTACTCAAATGGGATGACATTTGCCACAGTGAAG GGAGGACATACAGTTCCTGAATCTGCACCTTATCAAGCTCTAGTCATGTTTGCAAAATGGATACAAAATGGTCACGTTTAG
- the LOC116032684 gene encoding phytochrome-interacting ankyrin-repeat protein 2-like: MPEDQLGLYKRSKRLHMTAGDRDDRGWTPLHIVARKGDLREVRRLLNEGIDANVAAWGPKAQGITPLHLAAKGGHLKIMDELLEHGADIDARTKGACGGWTPLHHAAKERKKKAIKYLIKNGAFLPDNINDTRFNPPVHYCPGLEWAYDEMKRLKGDSSSSGGEGSYSSGN, from the exons ATGCCTGAAGATCAGTTGGGTTTATACAAGCGGTCTAAAAGGTTGCATATGACCGCTGGAGATAGAGATGATCGTGGCTGGACTCCTCTCCACATTGTGGCTCGGAAAGGTGACCTGAGAGAG GTTAGGCGACTTCTTAATGAAGGCATTGATGCAAATGTGGCTGCATGGGGCCCAAAAGCTCAGGGTATCACACCCCTTCATCTTGCTGCTAAGGGTGGCCACCTCAAAATTATGGATGAATTGCTTGAGCACGGTGCTGACATTGATGCACGAACCAAGGGAGCTTGTGGTGGAT GGACTCCCCTACATCATGCAgctaaagaaagaaagaagaaagcaaTCAAGTACCTGATTAAAAACGGTGCTTTTCTGCCCGATAACATCAATGACACCAGGTTCAATCCACCCGTGCACTACTGTCCTGGTCTTGAGTGGGCTTATGATGAGATGAAGCGTCTTAAAGGGGACAGTTCATCATCTGGTGGTGAGGGCTCTTATAGTTCTGGGAATTGA
- the LOC116032768 gene encoding uncharacterized protein LOC116032768 isoform X2 — protein sequence MGACEEGSSLNPVVSFFKIIVSNEFLETLFLPPTFVKYVSHLVGQEIYLEDSIGVKSKATVSYCNGTLAIHQGWSQFSLDHNVERGDFVVLHLIKGPVGHFVVHIYGRSGCLKTNFDAPSERSNKRARTIRSLPEQDETAEVNSMNKERSPTCFATMPGFGNNHHQPPTITHTPIIDVDSGSKQSSPPVMHFEESFYMTGQDTGYNQEENRMHLFDLSSFEMPAFRHAEGNNFSKGKSDPLDLVQQVVQSEKDTMSLNDLVFTTEREAYHSPGRIHMDSNGTSHFDEKMKPKEKDLLQVRAQGVSGVTQQPRSEMPASRPAERKRILIGDREAIEHVESEVIFLKEKSSKEKIPCTGSAQMARAECGAKESITPCKNNKGPCTGSAQMARPECGAKETITSYRKTPCVGNVQIDRAEYCGASDVASLIAKETRVVKREPMEVGKEGNELNTRSKSYTRVKSEPVDLTDTPILAAPSNDSFLVMVDRQDFLELPDSWPKIRSQENKIIFLKDPTNRVWPTLYQKKKQLRVLTGGWKDFCVANELKPGHECVFQAKEFPHYSVDIRPWQRNQAA from the exons ATGGGAGCTTGTGAGGAGGGCAGCAGTCTGAATCCAgttgtttctttcttcaaaaTCATCGTCAGCAATGAATTCTTGGAAACTCTG TTTTTGCCTCCTACATTTGTTAAATACGTGTCCCACTTGGTTGGTCAAGAAATATATCTTGAGGACTCTATTGGAGTTAAATCAAAAGCAACTGTATCATATTGTAATGGTACACTGGCTATCCATCAGGGATGGAGCCAATTCTCGTTGGACCATAATGTTGAAAGGGGAGACTTTGTGGTGTTGCATTTGATTAAGGGACCCGTAGGACACTTTGTTGTTCACATATATGGCCGAAGTGGTTGTCTGAAAACCAACTTTGATGCACCTTCAGAGAGAAGTAACAAAAGAGCACGGACTATCAGAAGCTTACCTGAACAAGATGAGACTGCAGAAGTAAATTCGATGAACAAAGAGCGTTCTCCTACTTGTTTTGCAACTATGCCAGGCTTTGGAAACAATCATCACCAGCCGCCCACAATAACACACACTCCAATTATTGATGTAGATAGTGGAAGTAAACAATCCAGTCCACCTGTCATGCATTTTGAAGAGTCATTTTATATGACTGGTCAAGATACTGGATACAATCAAGAGGAGAACAGAATGCATTTATTTGACCTATCAAGTTTTGAAATGCCGGCATTCAGGCATGCTGAAGGAAACAACTTTTCAAAAGGTAAAAGTGATCCTCTTGATCTTGTTCAGCAAGTTGTGCAGTCAGAAAAGGATACTATGTCACTGAATGATCTTGTATTCACAACCGAGAGAGAAGCCTACCACTCTCCAGGCAGGATTCATATGGATTCCAATGGAACATCTCACTTTG ATGAAAAAATGAAACCAAAAGAGAAAGATCTCTTGCAGGTGAGAGCACAAGGTGTGAGTGGTGTGACCCAACAACCAAGATCTGAAATGCCAGCAAGTAGACCTGCTGAAAGAAAGAGGATTTTAATAGGAGACAGAGAAGCTATAGAACATGTTGAGAGtgaagtgatttttttaaaggaaaaaagttCCAAAGAAAAGATCCCCTGCACAGGCAGTGCTCAGATGGCCAGAGCAGAATGTGGTGCCAAAGAAAGTATTACACCATGTAAAAACAACAAAGGCCCCTGCACAGGCAGTGCTCAGATGGCCAGACCAGAATGTGGTGCCAAAGAAACTATTACGTCATATAGAAAGACCCCCTGCGTAGGCAATGTTCAGATCGACAGAGCAGAATATTGTGGAGCATCTGACGTTG CCTCCTTAATAGCTAAGGAAACGAGAGTAGTTAAGAGAGAACCAATGGAGGTGGGGAAAGAAG GAAATGAACTGAACACGAGAAGCAAGTCTTACACCAGGGTCAAAAGTGAGCCCGTTGATTTAACAGATACACCAATACTTGCTGCTCCATCCAATGACTCCTTTCTGGTGATGGTTGATCGTCAGGATTTTCTT GAACTACCAGATTCATGGCCTAAAATAAGAAGCCAAGAAAATAAGATTATATTCCTCAAAGATCCAACTAACAGAGTTTGGCCGACTTTATACCAGAAGAAGAAGCAGTTGAGAGTTTTGACAGGTGGATGGAAAGACTTCTGTGTGGCTAATGAGCTTAAACCAGGACACGAATGTGTTTTCCAAGCCAAAGAGTTCCCTCATTACAGTGTTGATATTAGACCGTGGCAAAGGAACCAAGCCGCGTGA